One window of Triticum dicoccoides isolate Atlit2015 ecotype Zavitan chromosome 5A, WEW_v2.0, whole genome shotgun sequence genomic DNA carries:
- the LOC119299185 gene encoding uncharacterized protein LOC119299185 isoform X1, with amino-acid sequence MPAAVSHKLQRSALCKIPHPAPILLQTLPFLSHHVRLIVLLSPSSADFPLDLIRCPFCGVDLETNVARTGSRAGQRFYKCVRYDARECRFFEFQKAYVRRMTTYQIARAQQQAGVLHLQMHAHPAGNMAHPANQAPLQANQGQNQQPAAPEAVLLNQIFRPVAASASGSHALGAEAFILAASNIMLTLLVLLFVVAIYFGGGN; translated from the exons ATGCCGGCAGCTGTTTCCCACAAGCTGCAGCGGTCGGCACTCTGTAAAATTCCCCATCCCGCTCCGATCTTACTGCAAACCCTACCCTTCCTGAGCCACCATGTCCGCCTCATCGTCCTCCTCTCTCCCAGTTCCGCCGATTTCCCTCTTGATCTCATTCGGTGTCCCTTCTGTGGCGTGGATCTGGAAACCAATGTGGCAAGGACCGGGAGCAGGGCGGGCCAGAGGTTCTACAAGTGTGTCCGCTACGAT GCTCGCGAGTGTAGGTTCTTCGAGTTCCAGAAGGCATACGTCAGGAGGATGACCACCTACCAGATCGCCCGTGCTCAACAGCAGGCGGGGGTGCTCCACCTCCAGATGCACGCACACCCTGCAGGCAACATGGCTCATCCTGCAAACCAGGCTCCGCTCCAGGCGAATCAGGGTCAGAATCAGCAACCTGCGGCGCCGGAGGCAGTTCTGCTGAACCAGATCTTCAGACCTGTCGCTGCTTCTGCTTCCGGTTCTCACGCGCTGGGGGCAGAAGCTTTCATCCTTGCCGCTAGCAACATCATGCTCACGCTGCTTGTTCTGCTGTTCGTTGTGGCCATCTATTTTGGCGGCGGCAACTAG
- the LOC119299185 gene encoding uncharacterized protein LOC119299185 isoform X2 — translation MSASSSSSLPVPPISLLISFGVPSVAWIWKPMWQGPGAGRARGSTSVSATMFFEFQKAYVRRMTTYQIARAQQQAGVLHLQMHAHPAGNMAHPANQAPLQANQGQNQQPAAPEAVLLNQIFRPVAASASGSHALGAEAFILAASNIMLTLLVLLFVVAIYFGGGN, via the exons ATGTCCGCCTCATCGTCCTCCTCTCTCCCAGTTCCGCCGATTTCCCTCTTGATCTCATTCGGTGTCCCTTCTGTGGCGTGGATCTGGAAACCAATGTGGCAAGGACCGGGAGCAGGGCGGGCCAGAGGTTCTACAAGTGTGTCCGCTACGAT GTTCTTCGAGTTCCAGAAGGCATACGTCAGGAGGATGACCACCTACCAGATCGCCCGTGCTCAACAGCAGGCGGGGGTGCTCCACCTCCAGATGCACGCACACCCTGCAGGCAACATGGCTCATCCTGCAAACCAGGCTCCGCTCCAGGCGAATCAGGGTCAGAATCAGCAACCTGCGGCGCCGGAGGCAGTTCTGCTGAACCAGATCTTCAGACCTGTCGCTGCTTCTGCTTCCGGTTCTCACGCGCTGGGGGCAGAAGCTTTCATCCTTGCCGCTAGCAACATCATGCTCACGCTGCTTGTTCTGCTGTTCGTTGTGGCCATCTATTTTGGCGGCGGCAACTAG
- the LOC119299186 gene encoding uncharacterized protein LOC119299186, producing MLNYSEKILKSISSRCLCCRTRGIADCHASGVATGKNVRFSTPVAHRIQGHRLDMSDGEAISPLNQVGSSRKRNASNEDSASASKKSFLESSIVINFFKDTVRKVAQMYADLLANTTVTVFGQTQGKLPKRKYIFQHGFATNPWERGVLPLPPHAGTTDMIVEYFSNLPESDLQRHYVIHHSPRLVRITELSLCHRLIGSRSLDHELVSIMCRRYTQSDMEANRECPYLNWRYNMEPEFATIVLSDHDYVNNILIQKQLVGKDIPYDITSSQMFFLPVPLEAGWVILMWDMMSRKTHFWTRISKGMALMNSRRISMNLLHGSFTMRYSIA from the exons ATGCTCAACTATTCAGAGAAAATTCTGAAATCAATTTCTAGCCGGTGCCTTTGTTGTCGTACGAGAGGCATTGCCGATTGTCATGCATCAG GTGTTGCAACTGGCAAGAATGTTCGTTTTAGCACTCCTGTCGCACACAGAATCCAGGGTCACAGGCTTGATATGTCTGATGGTGAAG CGATTTCACCGCTTAACCAGGTTGGGTCATCAAGGAAACGTAACGCAAGCAACGAAGACTCCGCATCTGCAAGCAAAAAATCGTTTTTAGAATCATCCATTGTGATTAACTTCTTCAAAGACACCGTCCGCAAAGTTGCACAAATGTATGCTGATCTCCTAGCGAACACAACCGTTACTGTCTTTGGCCAAACTCAGGGTAAACTACCAAAGAGGAAGTACATTTTTCAGCATGGTTTTGCAACCAATCCATGGGAGCGCGGAGTTTTACCACTGCCACCACACGCTGGAACCACAGATATGATAGTTGAATACTTCTCCAACTTACCTGAGAGTGATCTCCAAAG GCATTATGTTATCCACCACTCCCCCAGGCTTGTCCGCATTACAGAGCTCTCTTTGTGTCATCGGCTCATTGGCAGTCGGAGTCTCGATCATGAACTTGTTTCCATCATGTGTAGAAGGTACACTCAGTCCGATATGGAAGCCAATAGGGAATGTCCATACCTCAACTGGAGGTACAACATGGAACCAGAGTTTGCG ACAATTGTGTTGTCCGACCATGACTATGTAAACAACATTTTGATTCAGAAGCAACTAGTCGGCAAGGACATTCCTTATGATATAACTTCATCTCAGATG TTCTTCCTGCCAGTACCCCTCGAAGCTGGTTGGGTTATTTTGATGTGGGACATGATGTCGAGGAAGACCCATTTTTGGACCCGAATATCAAAGGGAATGGCCCTGATGAATTCACGAAGGATAAGCATGAACTTATTGCATGGAAGCTTCACCATGCGCTATTCCATTGCCTGA